One window of Bacillus sp. (in: firmicutes) genomic DNA carries:
- a CDS encoding cytochrome ubiquinol oxidase subunit I, whose translation MGNEESVFFSRLLTELTLSFHIIYATIGVGIPLMILIAQWIGIRKKDEHYILLARRWTRGYAITVAVGVVTGTAIGLQLSLLWPEFMALGGQIIALPLFMETFAFFIEAIFLGIYLYTWDRFENQKKHLLLLIPVAIGASISAVFITIVNAFMNSPQGFDFQNGQLINVNPILAMFTPSMPTKVAHVLGTAYMTAAFVLASVAAFRMLRGSDHVYHKKALFLTMKIGLLFSITSALLGDFSGKYLGHYQPEKLAAFEWHFKTEGAAPLLMYGTIENGEVKNAIKIPFALSILTNGSPSASVMGLEEFPKDEIPPLYIHYLFDLMVTIGILMIIISFLYVIGVKRKWNIILKKWFQRLIVLGGPLSILAIEFGWWLDEVGRQPWILRGYMRTRDAATTSGQVDLMLYLFAALYLVLAIGSMTVLSRMFRTYPIEQELADRNLKRKGDSYVL comes from the coding sequence ATGGGAAATGAAGAATCAGTTTTTTTTAGCAGGTTGCTTACAGAATTGACACTTTCCTTTCACATTATATATGCAACGATAGGTGTCGGTATTCCCCTTATGATATTAATTGCACAATGGATAGGCATTAGAAAAAAGGATGAGCACTATATATTATTAGCGAGGCGATGGACACGGGGGTATGCGATTACGGTAGCTGTTGGAGTAGTAACTGGGACCGCCATCGGATTGCAACTCTCTCTTCTCTGGCCAGAATTTATGGCACTTGGCGGTCAAATTATTGCTCTGCCTTTATTTATGGAGACATTTGCCTTTTTTATAGAAGCTATATTTTTAGGCATCTATTTATATACTTGGGACAGGTTTGAAAATCAAAAAAAGCATTTATTATTGCTCATCCCTGTCGCAATCGGAGCTTCTATTTCAGCTGTATTTATAACGATTGTCAATGCATTTATGAATTCACCGCAAGGGTTTGACTTCCAAAATGGACAATTAATAAATGTGAATCCAATTTTGGCTATGTTTACACCATCAATGCCAACAAAAGTTGCCCATGTTCTAGGAACCGCCTATATGACAGCTGCTTTTGTACTTGCCTCCGTTGCTGCTTTTCGGATGTTAAGAGGGTCTGATCATGTTTATCACAAAAAAGCTCTTTTTTTAACGATGAAAATCGGCCTACTTTTTTCGATTACATCTGCGTTACTTGGAGATTTTTCCGGAAAATATTTAGGCCACTATCAGCCAGAGAAATTAGCGGCTTTTGAATGGCATTTTAAAACAGAAGGAGCTGCTCCACTCCTTATGTATGGAACAATAGAGAACGGAGAAGTTAAAAACGCTATTAAAATTCCGTTTGCTCTTAGTATTTTAACAAATGGTTCACCTAGTGCTAGTGTGATGGGGCTTGAAGAATTTCCAAAAGATGAAATTCCACCGCTATATATCCATTATTTATTTGATTTAATGGTAACGATTGGCATACTAATGATTATCATTTCATTCCTTTATGTAATTGGAGTAAAGAGAAAATGGAATATTATTTTAAAGAAGTGGTTTCAAAGGCTTATTGTGCTTGGTGGTCCCTTATCTATTTTAGCTATCGAGTTCGGATGGTGGCTAGATGAAGTCGGAAGACAGCCGTGGATTTTACGAGGTTATATGCGGACAAGAGACGCAGCTACAACTAGTGGACAAGTAGATCTTATGTTGTATTTGTTTGCTGCACTGTACCTCGTTCTCGCAATTGGCAGTATGACTGTGTTATCCCGTATGTTTCGTACCTATCCGATAGAACAAGAATTAGCTGATCGAAACTTAAAAAGAAAAGGGGATTCATATGTTCTTTGA
- a CDS encoding small acid-soluble spore protein O: MAKRKANHVIPGMNAAKAQGTGAGYNEELSNEPLTETQKQHNKKRKKNQ, encoded by the coding sequence ATGGCAAAAAGAAAAGCAAATCATGTCATCCCTGGAATGAATGCTGCCAAAGCTCAAGGGACAGGGGCGGGCTACAACGAGGAATTATCGAATGAGCCGCTTACAGAAACCCAAAAGCAACACAATAAAAAACGAAAGAAAAATCAGTAA
- a CDS encoding small acid-soluble spore protein P, producing the protein MGSGRTNQPKNQQQPTNQPEALSGSKKVKNHNHTRQKNNQSHDL; encoded by the coding sequence ATGGGGTCTGGACGTACAAACCAACCGAAAAACCAACAACAACCGACGAATCAACCTGAAGCTTTAAGCGGCTCTAAAAAGGTTAAAAACCATAATCATACACGTCAAAAAAACAATCAAAGTCATGATTTATAA
- a CDS encoding L-seryl-tRNA(Sec) selenium transferase, whose amino-acid sequence MKQFLRYLPPVHELQKSGAYEQLLQKYGISSSRLTNILQEQLNEIRQQFLHNKWQGEATQQDYTNKEYWTEQIFEKVEQAAEQFSQYYLKTVINATGTVLHTNLGRARLGEKQIEHVVQVAANYSNLEYKIAEGKRGSRHDIVEGLIQQVTGAEAAMVVNNNAAAVYLILRALAKDKEVIVSRGQLVEIGGSFRISAIMEESGAKLVEVGTTNKTHLHDYEKAITDETAMIMKVHTSNFKILGFTESVESKTLVEVKRKHDKIIFYEDLGSGVLYDFKKHGIGEEPVVKDVIELGVDLVSFSGDKLLGGPQAGIIAGKRELIQKLKKHQLARVLRVDKMTFAALEATLKAYVMGENTLRDIPTLRDLLQTEVEIEARALKFEQLLLKVCSEFRCTLEKDFSQVGGGTMPDEKIPTVVAAIAHPTLTSEELAVQLRLFSPSIVARQKEEKVYLDFRTITDDEWPYIIEALQSIY is encoded by the coding sequence ATGAAGCAATTTTTACGTTATTTACCGCCAGTTCATGAATTACAAAAGTCTGGTGCCTATGAACAGTTATTACAAAAATACGGCATAAGCAGTAGCCGTTTAACAAATATTTTACAAGAACAATTAAATGAAATAAGACAACAATTTCTACATAACAAGTGGCAGGGGGAGGCCACTCAACAGGATTACACTAATAAAGAATATTGGACAGAGCAAATTTTTGAAAAAGTAGAACAGGCTGCCGAGCAATTTTCCCAATATTATTTAAAAACAGTTATTAATGCCACTGGGACCGTTTTACATACAAATTTAGGGCGGGCACGTTTAGGTGAAAAGCAAATTGAGCATGTTGTGCAAGTTGCCGCTAATTATTCCAACCTTGAATATAAAATCGCTGAAGGAAAAAGAGGCTCTCGCCATGATATCGTCGAAGGCCTAATCCAACAAGTGACAGGGGCGGAAGCAGCGATGGTTGTGAATAATAATGCGGCAGCTGTTTACTTGATTTTACGGGCACTTGCGAAAGATAAGGAAGTTATCGTATCAAGAGGGCAGCTCGTTGAAATTGGCGGCTCCTTTAGAATTTCTGCGATTATGGAAGAGAGCGGGGCAAAGCTTGTTGAAGTTGGAACAACGAATAAAACCCATTTACATGATTATGAAAAGGCAATCACGGACGAAACTGCAATGATTATGAAGGTTCATACAAGTAATTTTAAAATACTTGGCTTCACTGAAAGTGTGGAAAGTAAAACTCTAGTTGAAGTTAAGAGAAAACATGACAAGATAATTTTTTATGAAGATTTAGGCAGTGGTGTTCTTTATGATTTTAAAAAACATGGCATTGGTGAAGAGCCGGTTGTGAAGGATGTTATTGAACTTGGAGTGGATCTTGTCTCGTTTAGCGGTGACAAGCTGCTTGGCGGTCCGCAAGCGGGTATTATCGCGGGGAAGCGGGAGCTAATTCAAAAGTTAAAGAAACATCAGCTTGCCCGTGTTCTTCGCGTGGATAAAATGACGTTCGCTGCTCTTGAGGCAACATTAAAAGCGTATGTAATGGGTGAGAACACATTGCGGGACATACCAACTCTTCGTGATCTTTTACAAACGGAAGTGGAAATAGAGGCGAGGGCTTTGAAATTTGAACAGCTGCTCCTAAAAGTATGCTCTGAATTTCGGTGTACGCTTGAAAAAGATTTTTCCCAAGTGGGCGGGGGAACAATGCCGGATGAAAAAATTCCGACAGTTGTAGCTGCCATCGCTCACCCGACATTAACTTCTGAAGAGCTGGCAGTACAGTTGCGATTATTCTCTCCAAGCATTGTTGCACGCCAAAAAGAGGAAAAAGTTTATCTTGATTTTAGAACGATAACAGATGACGAATGGCCTTACATTATTGAAGCATTACAGTCCATATATTAG
- a CDS encoding Hsp20/alpha crystallin family protein, translating to MNKKEENEFLPVLKDLNSIFNRFWDEPFASFFPQQFRVDLYDMGQKIVVEAELPGFSQNQIKIEAVHEGLKIMADDSQELETIDDNKKYFKKERSIRRLERIIPLPYEISADTKAYYKNGILEVHIPKRERRKQRNISIE from the coding sequence ATGAACAAGAAAGAAGAAAATGAATTTTTGCCTGTCCTTAAAGATTTAAATAGTATTTTTAACCGTTTTTGGGATGAACCATTTGCTTCTTTTTTCCCGCAGCAGTTTCGAGTTGATTTATACGATATGGGGCAGAAAATAGTTGTTGAGGCAGAGCTTCCAGGGTTTAGCCAAAACCAAATAAAAATCGAAGCGGTCCATGAAGGCTTAAAAATCATGGCAGATGATAGCCAAGAGCTGGAAACTATCGATGACAACAAAAAATACTTTAAAAAGGAAAGAAGCATTCGAAGACTGGAACGTATCATTCCACTGCCCTATGAAATTAGTGCGGACACAAAAGCTTATTATAAAAATGGCATCCTTGAAGTCCATATTCCAAAAAGGGAACGTAGAAAACAGCGCAATATTAGCATTGAATAA